The nucleotide window AGAGTGGATGTTTGTCACTTACAGGTTTCTTGCATTGTGCGCAGAAGCTGTTCCTGCACTGGAAACAGGTGACCTTCAGTTGGTCTCCATCATAGATGAACCCATAGGAGCACTGACcgtaggaaggggaggggaggaatagttaatgaacaaaaacaaaaacagaaatacatttgctatcaattgagctcaggtgcatcctgtttccattgattatccttgagatgtttctaattTTAGTCCATCTGTGGTAACTTCAATTGAttgcacatacctgtctatataaggtcccacagttgacagtgcatgtcagagcaaaaaccaagcaatgaggttgaaggaattgtccgtagagctccgcgacaggattgtgtcgaggcacagatctggggaagggtaccaaaaaatgccagcagcattgaaggtccccaagagatccttgaagaaatcctgctcaggacctcagactggggcaaaggttcaccttccaataggacaacgaccctaagcacaccgccaatacaatgtaggagtggctttgggacaagtctctgaatgtccttgtgtggccccagccagagctcggacctGAACCTGattaaacatctctggagagacctgaaaatagctgtgcagcaatactccccttccaacctgacagagcttgagaggatctgcacagaATAAtgcgagaaactccccaaatacaggtgtgccaagcttgtagtgtcatacccaagaagacttgaggctgtaatcgttgacaaaggtgcttcaacaaagtactgagtaaagggtctgaatacttatgtaaatgtgatatttcagtttttttaattTGATAAATTTGCAAACCTTTCTAAaaactgttttttctttgtcactgtggggtactgtgtgtagaatgatgagggggaaaactatttgataaattttagaataaggctgtaacgtaacaaaatgtggaaaggggtctgaatcctttccgaaTGGACTGTATACTGCCATTTCTTAGCTAGTGAACTGTGATTTGTATTTTATTATGACAGCCTCAAATGGGGATTATCAAATTATGTCTGGAAACAAACATAACATTTTTCATTTGCCTTTGTACACAGGAAATAAACTATAAAAACCCGCTCAAGGCTTTTATGTGATTAGAACTCACATGACTACACCAGAGGAACTTGGGGTCTTTGATGAGGGCTTGTTCAGTCAGCTTCTTATGAAACAGATCATACACTTCCGGCTCCAGACACTCCcgcagctgcacacacacacgcacaggaaAATATGATTACAGGTGTTACCATCATACACACACCCAGAAAACTAATCTATGGTCTCGTGAGACAACACTGACACCACCGAAAACTGCATTTTGAAGGGAGAGAAGCcttgtgttttttttctcactGTTTCTTCTCTCTTCAAATAGAGAATCTGAGGGAGATGTTGTGTGACGTTGTTCTCTGTGTGATGTACTACCTGGATGTCCAGGGTGGAGAAGTAGCTGTTGAGGTGTTCGGGGTCGTTGATGTCAGGTTCCCAGCAGACGGGACACACCATGTCTCTGATGTGCTTGTCTCTCACTGCGATAGTGAAGTGCTGCTGGAAACAGCCACAGCACACCGAGCACTGACAGGAGGTCAGAGACTGCATCtgaaacagggaaggagagagaagagagaggaagaaagaaaggattAGGAGAGTTGTGGGGGTTGGATACTGCAAAAGAAAAGAGGAAAAAGGAGAAAAGCTTTGCTACATTTCGAGTAAAGACAAGCTTGTGCTatgacacgcacacagacacacacacacacacacacttgagagAGTACCTTGCTGTGGGGAAAGTCTGACAGGCAGATGGGGCACTCTTTGGCCAGCACCCGGCGGATGAAGTCTCGGTCATGTGACTCGCGTACGGCCTGTACCACGTCGTCTAGGGAGTAGGGGGCGGTACGCTCCTGCAGCAGGGACAAGGCCAGCTCACAGCGGCCCCAGCTGGGCAGGTCATACACCGCCAGCAGCCTCCGGCACACACGCTGGCcccagggggaagagggagggagtggtgggggaagagtgagaggagagagagatcagaccAGTGAAGTGGACAAACAGATACAGAGGAATGACGAAAGGAGAGATATGCCACACTCAAAAATAACTCTTATCACTGTAAAACATCAATGTACATGAGACATCAAGCAATTTCTCAAGGTGTCTGAAGAACATGTATGACCTGTGGGCCTTTTTTAATGGTGGTAGGTATAAACAGATTATCATCAATATAGCTATTCTGTGTTCAGCTAAATGTATGGCCAGAAAAATATAGTGGAGTTCAGAGAGCCCCAGTGACCCACCTGTTTGTCGGGGTGGTTGATGTCGATGGGTGGCTCAGGTTGGTCGCTCCACATGCGTTGGTGGAAGGGCTCCATGAGCGGTCGCTGCAGCAGAGACagagccccccgcacctctccctcgctctgcctCAGAACCTCCTGACACCGCACCTCGTCAGTGAACCCCAGAGAACACAGCTCCTTTACCTGCAAAGGTACATGAGAGACCAAACCCTTCCTTGAGTGTTCGAAGGCTAATCTCCTACATATGGGGCCAATTTCCCACACCAAGATTAAGCCTAATTTGGGACTCAAAATAGTCAGTAGAGAATCTTCATTGAAGGTCTGTTCTAGTCCAAGACTAGGCTTAATCTAGGTCTAGGAAACCAGCACATAGCTGTCAGCAAAGTGAACAAAAGTGACAGTACAACTGACCTTAGACCAGTTCTTAGTGGGCAATAGACTTTCTGACCAGTCTCTCACCTTAGAGTGCCTGTCTCTGAGAGCCTGTTTCACTGCTCTCTCAGTGTCTCCCCCTGCAGACAGCCAGGCCAGCTTGGCCTCAGCCCTGGACAGTGTCACTCCTCCCCCTCTGGTctgctcctcctccacacctGTATCCTCTGAAGTACCAGTACCGTTCTGGTTCTGTCCGGCCTTCAGGTCTGCTGCTCGAGACGAAGTGGCCGTGGCACAGATCTGGTCGAGCAAGTGAGGTAGCTCCGCTTTGAGCCAATCACAGGGAAGGATGTTTCCGACCCCGGAGACACGCATGCCTGTGTACACCTCCTCTGGACTCACTCCTTTCTTCTCTccatcctgacagacagacagacaggatggagaaagagttaacagagacaggaagagagagggaaataaagaaACCAATTTGTCATACATATCCACTAGGCCTCAGCTGCTGCTACTCACCACGATGTATATTACACACCGTGAGGATGTTAAGGTTATTTTTACACAATGTTTGTTTTCTGAAATTGTTTGTTTTCTGCAACCAAATTGGCCAGCAATGGTACAATAAAGACTTTACCGAATCAAAATCTTAAATTAGCTAATAGCTTGTAATATTACAAGTAGTGGGGTAATGTGATTATACACCATATTATAGATAAAACAGAAAGCCTTCACTCACTCTAATGAGCAGGATCAGCTTTAGCCCCTCCTCCTTCATCAGTTTCTGTCTCGTCAAATCAGGGTCCTCCATGGGCGGGTCTTTGGGTTTGACGGACAGCACAGGGACCTTTTTGACCTGGGACGGAGGGTGGAGTTTGACTCGCATTTTGGTGGGCTCGGGGCGGGGGAGGTCACACATCTCACACACTGACGCTGGAGTGTAATTGATGTAAGTACAGAACTGACACATCCACTGCAAAAGGATGGGAGAAGAAGAGATCATTTGCATGAGCTTAGACACTCACAGGAATAGAGGAATAACATCAACTGTAATACATGGTGATAAAGGCACAATCTGAAACGTTCATTTCAACTGAAAATGTGCTGCTTCTGCATTGACTTTAACAGTAGTTTACCTGGCTGTCTGGGTCTCCTGGCATACCCAGTACCGGAGCAGCAGGCCGGTTGGGAGTAGGAGTGGGGCGTGTGGGGGTTGCCGGAGGCTTGGTGGCCAGTCGGGGGCGCTCACACACCGCACACAGGATACTACTGCCCGCGTTCACCACCGTACAGCTTTTACACTGCCACTCTGGTGACATACATAGTGAAAACACACTCAACACTGGACTATGGAAGAGGTGAATATTAACTCAACAGCTCATATACACCAAGAGTGTCTTTCCATTTTCAGACAATAAACAAGTATACATAGAAATACAGAGGAGTGAGACTGATTGGAGTGCAAAAAAGGCAAACCACCACTATTAAAACACAAAcattgttggttggttggttggttggttgggtgtgtgtgtgtgtgtgtgtgtgtgtgtgtgtgtgtgtgtgtgtgtgtgtgtgtgtgtgtgtgtgtgtgtgtgtgtgtgtgtgtgtgtgtgtgtgtgtgtgtgtgtgtgtgtgtgtgtgtgtgtgtgtgtgtgtgtgtgtgtgtgtgtgtgtgtgtgtgtactgaccagtgatgGTGAAGGGCTGTGGGAACTCATCCTTAGCAGAGCCAGAGGAGGCCAGGCGTGGTCTCTCACATGTCTCACACAGTATGTCCTGGTTGGAGTTGACCCTGGTGCAGTGGGTACAGTGCCATGACAG belongs to Oncorhynchus gorbuscha isolate QuinsamMale2020 ecotype Even-year linkage group LG22, OgorEven_v1.0, whole genome shotgun sequence and includes:
- the LOC124009506 gene encoding E3 ubiquitin-protein ligase RNF31-like isoform X1 — its product is MASTLSDQLEEVRCHAEACLYSTGSVLEVRAGISAMANIPLPPSVKYRYIAAETMIIENGVNNIRKETIGSLQRLSTALNILEKYGCNLTSSSRPKYWRAVKHNNPVFRATVDAIQGGRAVLCLYGYSNQQPDGLSFPDEVVEPDIEKVAAVTLEVMSLRMELDMLIKEAHPHPEFFERIIPSLNQKDDFGPISDAVAIPSSLRESQPLYMSLASLSQSPTSAFLPVRTANASTSTSISTRHTDNCTICAIFPVAAHCNSCVQWLCTECDRLYHSSAERANHHRTVVTSSKMRKNHSSSLLSWHCTHCTRVNSNQDILCETCERPRLASSGSAKDEFPQPFTITEWQCKSCTVVNAGSSILCAVCERPRLATKPPATPTRPTPTPNRPAAPVLGMPGDPDSQWMCQFCTYINYTPASVCEMCDLPRPEPTKMRVKLHPPSQVKKVPVLSVKPKDPPMEDPDLTRQKLMKEEGLKLILLIRDGEKKGVSPEEVYTGMRVSGVGNILPCDWLKAELPHLLDQICATATSSRAADLKAGQNQNGTGTSEDTGVEEEQTRGGGVTLSRAEAKLAWLSAGGDTERAVKQALRDRHSKVKELCSLGFTDEVRCQEVLRQSEGEVRGALSLLQRPLMEPFHQRMWSDQPEPPIDINHPDKQRVCRRLLAVYDLPSWGRCELALSLLQERTAPYSLDDVVQAVRESHDRDFIRRVLAKECPICLSDFPHSKMQSLTSCQCSVCCGCFQQHFTIAVRDKHIRDMVCPVCWEPDINDPEHLNSYFSTLDIQLRECLEPEVYDLFHKKLTEQALIKDPKFLWCSHCSYGFIYDGDQLKVTCFQCRNSFCAQCKKPWESQHGGLSCERYQCWKRENDPEYQRQGLAGYLRDNGITCPNCRFQYALSKGGCMHFSCSQCRYQFCSGCNNPFHTTCAVIHCSVTGLHAHHPRDCLFYLRDWEPGRLQALLQNKGVEFNTDTPPGTQAGLCGVIEQKDESGQQTDSACGAQTQPGHAGLCEKHYREYLVSLINSHSIDPAPLFNANELVLACRRYQVDDARGELEDDVTYYTRILEKLIDEVPLGDKVPRKK
- the LOC124009506 gene encoding E3 ubiquitin-protein ligase RNF31-like isoform X5; this translates as MSLRMELDMLIKEAHPHPEFFERIIPSLNQKDDFGPISDAVAIPSSLRESQPLYMSLASLSQSPTSAFLPVRTANASTSTSISTRHTDNCTICAIFPVAAHCNSCVQWLCTECDRLYHSSAERANHHRTVVTSSKMRKNHSSSLLSWHCTHCTRVNSNQDILCETCERPRLASSGSAKDEFPQPFTITEWQCKSCTVVNAGSSILCAVCERPRLATKPPATPTRPTPTPNRPAAPVLGMPGDPDSQWMCQFCTYINYTPASVCEMCDLPRPEPTKMRVKLHPPSQVKKVPVLSVKPKDPPMEDPDLTRQKLMKEEGLKLILLIRDGEKKGVSPEEVYTGMRVSGVGNILPCDWLKAELPHLLDQICATATSSRAADLKAGQNQNGTGTSEDTGVEEEQTRGGGVTLSRAEAKLAWLSAGGDTERAVKQALRDRHSKVKELCSLGFTDEVRCQEVLRQSEGEVRGALSLLQRPLMEPFHQRMWSDQPEPPIDINHPDKQRVCRRLLAVYDLPSWGRCELALSLLQERTAPYSLDDVVQAVRESHDRDFIRRVLAKECPICLSDFPHSKMQSLTSCQCSVCCGCFQQHFTIAVRDKHIRDMVCPVCWEPDINDPEHLNSYFSTLDIQLRECLEPEVYDLFHKKLTEQALIKDPKFLWCSHCSYGFIYDGDQLKVTCFQCRNSFCAQCKKPWESQHGGLSCERYQCWKRENDPEYQRQGLAGYLRDNGITCPNCRFQYALSKGGCMHFSCSQCRYQFCSGCNNPFHTTCAVIHCSVTGLHAHHPRDCLFYLRDWEPGRLQALLQNKGVEFNTDTPPGTQAGLCGVIEQKDESGQQTDSACGAQTQPGHAGLCEKHYREYLVSLINSHSIDPAPLFNANELVLACRRYQVDDARGELEDDVTYYTRILEKLIDEVPLGDKVPRKK
- the LOC124009506 gene encoding E3 ubiquitin-protein ligase RNF31-like isoform X4, producing MASTLSDQLEEVRCHAEACLYSTGSVLEVRAGISAMANIPLPPSVKYRYIAAETMIIENGVNNIRKETIGSLQRLSTALNILEKYGCNLTSSSRPKYWRAVKHNNPVFRATVDAIQGGRAVLCLYGYSNQQPDGLSFPDEVVEPDIEKVAAVTLEVMSLRMELDMLIKEAHPHPEFFERIIPSLNQKDDFGPISDAVAIPSSLRESQPLYMSLASLSQSPTSAFLPVRTANASTSTSISTRHTERANHHRTVVTSSKMRKNHSSLLSWHCTHCTRVNSNQDILCETCERPRLASSGSAKDEFPQPFTITEWQCKSCTVVNAGSSILCAVCERPRLATKPPATPTRPTPTPNRPAAPVLGMPGDPDSQWMCQFCTYINYTPASVCEMCDLPRPEPTKMRVKLHPPSQVKKVPVLSVKPKDPPMEDPDLTRQKLMKEEGLKLILLIRDGEKKGVSPEEVYTGMRVSGVGNILPCDWLKAELPHLLDQICATATSSRAADLKAGQNQNGTGTSEDTGVEEEQTRGGGVTLSRAEAKLAWLSAGGDTERAVKQALRDRHSKVKELCSLGFTDEVRCQEVLRQSEGEVRGALSLLQRPLMEPFHQRMWSDQPEPPIDINHPDKQRVCRRLLAVYDLPSWGRCELALSLLQERTAPYSLDDVVQAVRESHDRDFIRRVLAKECPICLSDFPHSKMQSLTSCQCSVCCGCFQQHFTIAVRDKHIRDMVCPVCWEPDINDPEHLNSYFSTLDIQLRECLEPEVYDLFHKKLTEQALIKDPKFLWCSHCSYGFIYDGDQLKVTCFQCRNSFCAQCKKPWESQHGGLSCERYQCWKRENDPEYQRQGLAGYLRDNGITCPNCRFQYALSKGGCMHFSCSQCRYQFCSGCNNPFHTTCAVIHCSVTGLHAHHPRDCLFYLRDWEPGRLQALLQNKGVEFNTDTPPGTQAGLCGVIEQKDESGQQTDSACGAQTQPGHAGLCEKHYREYLVSLINSHSIDPAPLFNANELVLACRRYQVDDARGELEDDVTYYTRILEKLIDEVPLGDKVPRKK
- the LOC124009506 gene encoding E3 ubiquitin-protein ligase RNF31-like isoform X3; protein product: MASTLSDQLEEVRCHAEACLYSTGSVLEVRAGISAMANIPLPPSVKYRYIAAETMIIENGVNNIRKETIGSLQRLSTALNILEKYGCNLTSSSRPKYWRAVKHNNPVFRATVDAIQGGRAVLCLYGYSNQQPDGLSFPDEVVEPDIEKVAAVTLEVMSLRMELDMLIKEAHPHPEFFERIIPSLNQKDDFGPISDAVAIPSSLRESQPLYMSLASLSQSPTSAFLPVRTANASTSTSISTRHTERANHHRTVVTSSKMRKNHSSSLLSWHCTHCTRVNSNQDILCETCERPRLASSGSAKDEFPQPFTITEWQCKSCTVVNAGSSILCAVCERPRLATKPPATPTRPTPTPNRPAAPVLGMPGDPDSQWMCQFCTYINYTPASVCEMCDLPRPEPTKMRVKLHPPSQVKKVPVLSVKPKDPPMEDPDLTRQKLMKEEGLKLILLIRDGEKKGVSPEEVYTGMRVSGVGNILPCDWLKAELPHLLDQICATATSSRAADLKAGQNQNGTGTSEDTGVEEEQTRGGGVTLSRAEAKLAWLSAGGDTERAVKQALRDRHSKVKELCSLGFTDEVRCQEVLRQSEGEVRGALSLLQRPLMEPFHQRMWSDQPEPPIDINHPDKQRVCRRLLAVYDLPSWGRCELALSLLQERTAPYSLDDVVQAVRESHDRDFIRRVLAKECPICLSDFPHSKMQSLTSCQCSVCCGCFQQHFTIAVRDKHIRDMVCPVCWEPDINDPEHLNSYFSTLDIQLRECLEPEVYDLFHKKLTEQALIKDPKFLWCSHCSYGFIYDGDQLKVTCFQCRNSFCAQCKKPWESQHGGLSCERYQCWKRENDPEYQRQGLAGYLRDNGITCPNCRFQYALSKGGCMHFSCSQCRYQFCSGCNNPFHTTCAVIHCSVTGLHAHHPRDCLFYLRDWEPGRLQALLQNKGVEFNTDTPPGTQAGLCGVIEQKDESGQQTDSACGAQTQPGHAGLCEKHYREYLVSLINSHSIDPAPLFNANELVLACRRYQVDDARGELEDDVTYYTRILEKLIDEVPLGDKVPRKK
- the LOC124009506 gene encoding E3 ubiquitin-protein ligase RNF31-like isoform X2; translation: MASTLSDQLEEVRCHAEACLYSTGSVLEVRAGISAMANIPLPPSVKYRYIAAETMIIENGVNNIRKETIGSLQRLSTALNILEKYGCNLTSSSRPKYWRAVKHNNPVFRATVDAIQGGRAVLCLYGYSNQQPDGLSFPDEVVEPDIEKVAAVTLEVMSLRMELDMLIKEAHPHPEFFERIIPSLNQKDDFGPISDAVAIPSSLRESQPLYMSLASLSQSPTSAFLPVRTANASTSTSISTRHTDNCTICAIFPVAAHCNSCVQWLCTECDRLYHSSAERANHHRTVVTSSKMRKNHSSLLSWHCTHCTRVNSNQDILCETCERPRLASSGSAKDEFPQPFTITEWQCKSCTVVNAGSSILCAVCERPRLATKPPATPTRPTPTPNRPAAPVLGMPGDPDSQWMCQFCTYINYTPASVCEMCDLPRPEPTKMRVKLHPPSQVKKVPVLSVKPKDPPMEDPDLTRQKLMKEEGLKLILLIRDGEKKGVSPEEVYTGMRVSGVGNILPCDWLKAELPHLLDQICATATSSRAADLKAGQNQNGTGTSEDTGVEEEQTRGGGVTLSRAEAKLAWLSAGGDTERAVKQALRDRHSKVKELCSLGFTDEVRCQEVLRQSEGEVRGALSLLQRPLMEPFHQRMWSDQPEPPIDINHPDKQRVCRRLLAVYDLPSWGRCELALSLLQERTAPYSLDDVVQAVRESHDRDFIRRVLAKECPICLSDFPHSKMQSLTSCQCSVCCGCFQQHFTIAVRDKHIRDMVCPVCWEPDINDPEHLNSYFSTLDIQLRECLEPEVYDLFHKKLTEQALIKDPKFLWCSHCSYGFIYDGDQLKVTCFQCRNSFCAQCKKPWESQHGGLSCERYQCWKRENDPEYQRQGLAGYLRDNGITCPNCRFQYALSKGGCMHFSCSQCRYQFCSGCNNPFHTTCAVIHCSVTGLHAHHPRDCLFYLRDWEPGRLQALLQNKGVEFNTDTPPGTQAGLCGVIEQKDESGQQTDSACGAQTQPGHAGLCEKHYREYLVSLINSHSIDPAPLFNANELVLACRRYQVDDARGELEDDVTYYTRILEKLIDEVPLGDKVPRKK